A single window of Paenibacillus sp. FSL H8-0537 DNA harbors:
- a CDS encoding DegT/DnrJ/EryC1/StrS family aminotransferase, translated as MLGDKFYPVAVPIFNGNEKKYVMDCLDSTWISSTGKYIHTFEEAFADFCGTKFAVSCSNGTTALHLALLAHGVGPGDEVIVPTLTFIATANAVTYCGATPVFVDSEPDTWNMDPELLEGLITPRTKGIIPVHLYGHPANMDAISEVAERHGLFVLEDAAEAPGAKYKGKRTGSLGHTGTFSLFGNKIITTGEGGMITTNDEQLARKMQLLRGQGIDPARKYWFPVIGYNYRLTNLQAAVGCAQMENIDWHVGERIRVASLYCKQLEGNSAFTLPAEQPWAKNVYWMFSILLNGYNEEQRGAFMERLKERGIETRPFFYPMHVLPPYQGMQRSEEFPIANRIAAQGLNVPTYGGLTEQDIAYICDCLRESLL; from the coding sequence ATGTTGGGCGACAAATTTTATCCGGTTGCCGTTCCCATTTTTAATGGAAATGAGAAAAAATACGTCATGGATTGCCTGGATTCCACGTGGATTTCCTCGACAGGCAAATATATTCATACGTTTGAGGAAGCTTTCGCGGACTTTTGCGGGACGAAATTTGCCGTGTCGTGCAGCAATGGAACAACTGCTCTGCATTTGGCGCTGCTGGCTCACGGGGTAGGCCCGGGAGATGAGGTCATCGTCCCAACGCTAACTTTTATCGCCACGGCAAATGCCGTCACGTATTGCGGAGCCACTCCCGTCTTTGTTGACAGCGAGCCCGATACGTGGAACATGGACCCTGAGCTGCTGGAGGGGCTGATTACGCCACGCACGAAGGGGATCATTCCCGTTCATCTATACGGGCATCCTGCCAATATGGACGCTATATCAGAAGTTGCGGAGCGGCATGGATTATTTGTGCTGGAGGACGCTGCGGAAGCACCCGGTGCAAAATACAAGGGCAAGCGGACCGGCTCGCTGGGCCATACGGGAACGTTCAGCCTATTCGGCAACAAAATCATTACGACCGGTGAAGGCGGCATGATTACGACCAATGACGAGCAGCTTGCCCGCAAAATGCAGCTTCTGCGCGGACAGGGCATCGATCCCGCCCGCAAATATTGGTTTCCCGTCATTGGCTACAACTATCGCCTGACGAACTTGCAAGCGGCGGTTGGCTGCGCACAAATGGAAAACATCGACTGGCATGTCGGCGAACGGATACGCGTCGCCTCGCTTTACTGCAAGCAGCTTGAAGGAAACAGCGCCTTCACGCTGCCTGCCGAGCAGCCATGGGCCAAAAACGTTTACTGGATGTTCAGCATCCTGCTAAACGGCTATAACGAAGAGCAGCGCGGCGCTTTCATGGAGCGCCTGAAAGAACGCGGCATTGAAACGCGTCCGTTCTTTTATCCGATGCATGTGCTCCCGCCGTATCAAGGCATGCAGCGCAGCGAGGAATTTCCCATTGCAAACCGCATTGCAGCGCAAGGACTGAATGTGCCGACCTACGGCGGCTTAACCGAGCAGGATATCGCCTACATTTGCGATTGCCTGCGGGAAAGCCTGTTATAA
- a CDS encoding carbohydrate ABC transporter permease yields MRNRSASSLFITLFLTIGAAISFFPIYMAIANSFKTQGEMFQSFVALPSAPTFDNYVQAFHKINMLSSTLNSVIVSVLGIGGIVFCAALAGYKLSRTPGKASAAIFFLFVASMLVPFHSIMIPLTRMANSLSVQGTTYGLALIYIGLGVNMAVFLYHGFVKSIPRELEEAAHMDGCGEFQTFFRIIFPLLLPITVTIAILDFLWIWNDFLLPMLMLTDSDHYTLILSTNTLFGEYNKEWTLILASLVLTAIPVIIIYAFFQRFIMEGITEGAVKG; encoded by the coding sequence ATGAGAAACAGAAGCGCGAGCTCGTTATTTATTACGCTGTTTCTTACGATCGGAGCCGCCATTTCCTTCTTCCCGATTTATATGGCTATTGCCAATTCATTTAAAACGCAGGGAGAAATGTTTCAATCCTTCGTAGCTTTGCCGTCTGCGCCGACCTTTGACAACTACGTGCAGGCCTTTCACAAAATCAATATGCTTAGCAGCACGCTGAATTCGGTAATTGTATCGGTGCTGGGCATCGGCGGCATCGTGTTCTGCGCGGCGCTGGCAGGCTATAAGCTGTCAAGGACACCAGGCAAGGCGAGCGCAGCGATCTTTTTCCTATTCGTCGCTTCGATGCTCGTGCCGTTTCACTCGATTATGATTCCGCTTACCCGCATGGCGAACAGCTTGTCTGTGCAGGGCACTACTTATGGCTTGGCACTCATTTACATTGGACTAGGCGTCAATATGGCCGTTTTTCTATACCACGGCTTCGTAAAATCGATTCCGCGCGAGCTGGAGGAAGCGGCTCATATGGACGGCTGCGGCGAGTTCCAGACGTTTTTCCGGATTATTTTTCCGCTGCTGCTGCCGATTACGGTGACGATTGCCATTCTCGATTTCCTATGGATTTGGAATGACTTCCTGCTGCCGATGCTGATGCTGACGGATTCGGATCATTATACGCTCATTTTGTCCACGAACACATTGTTTGGCGAATACAACAAGGAATGGACGCTCATCCTCGCTTCGCTTGTATTGACGGCGATTCCTGTTATTATTATTTATGCCTTCTTCCAGCGCTTTATTATGGAAGGCATTACAGAAGGAGCAGTGAAGGGCTAA
- a CDS encoding beta-galactosidase, with the protein MDKLLYGVAYYDEYMPYDRLNEDIRMMKEAGINVVRIAESTWSTHEPQNGVFDFSSVDRVLDAMHEAGIHVIVGTPTYAIPTWMVKEHPDVLAVTAAGPGKYGARQIMDITHPVYLFHAERIIRKLIERVSKHPAVIGYQTDNETKHYGTAGPNVQLRFVKYMRDTYETLGRVNELFGLDYWSNRINSWEDFPSVVGTINGSLGAEFAKFQRGLVNEFLAWQVGLVNEYKQPGQFVTQNFDFEWRGYSFGVQPSVNHFEAAVPFDIAGVDIYHPSQDELTGIEISFGGDMTRSLKGSNYLVLETQAQAFPHWTPYPGQLRLQAFSHVASGADMVAYWHWHSIHNSFETYWKGLLSHDFLPNPVYNEAGTIGRDFARLSDELVHLRKQNNVAVMVSNEALTAMEWFKLPDGKLYNDVVRWLYDELYKMNIGCDFITPACEQLDDYKVVVVPALYAVPDLALERLNAFVEQGGHAVYSFKSGFADERIKVRTSQQPGIIGQACGVGYSLFIDPKNVGLKGAGLAAAPGTVTSWMELLTPLTGDVEVLAHYDHPQWGEYAAITRNRYGKGTATYIGCLTDGASAHEVLKGTVQEAGLWGEDQQVSFPIIVKQGVNQQGAQLRYYFNYSAEPVSFVYPHAAGQELLEGRAVSSGEQLTLAPWGVQIIKAG; encoded by the coding sequence ATGGATAAATTATTATATGGGGTTGCTTATTACGATGAATATATGCCATACGACAGACTGAATGAAGATATTCGCATGATGAAGGAAGCGGGCATTAACGTAGTCCGCATTGCCGAATCGACTTGGAGCACGCATGAGCCGCAAAATGGCGTATTCGATTTTAGCTCCGTAGACCGCGTACTGGATGCCATGCATGAGGCGGGTATCCATGTTATCGTTGGCACGCCGACGTATGCGATTCCGACGTGGATGGTCAAGGAGCATCCAGATGTGCTTGCGGTAACGGCGGCGGGGCCAGGCAAATACGGCGCGCGTCAAATTATGGACATTACGCATCCGGTATACTTGTTCCATGCTGAGCGGATCATTCGCAAGCTGATTGAGCGCGTCAGCAAGCATCCAGCGGTTATCGGCTATCAGACAGATAATGAGACGAAGCATTATGGCACGGCTGGGCCGAATGTGCAGCTGCGCTTCGTCAAATATATGCGTGATACTTACGAGACGCTCGGCCGCGTCAATGAGCTGTTCGGTCTCGATTATTGGAGCAACCGCATTAACAGCTGGGAGGACTTCCCATCGGTTGTCGGGACCATTAACGGCAGCCTAGGAGCAGAGTTCGCTAAGTTTCAACGCGGGCTGGTTAATGAGTTTCTTGCATGGCAGGTAGGCCTTGTCAATGAATACAAGCAGCCGGGGCAGTTCGTGACGCAAAACTTCGATTTTGAATGGCGCGGTTATTCCTTTGGCGTGCAGCCTTCGGTCAACCATTTCGAAGCGGCGGTGCCATTCGATATTGCTGGCGTAGACATCTATCATCCGTCACAGGATGAGCTGACGGGCATTGAAATTTCCTTCGGCGGCGACATGACGCGTTCGCTGAAGGGCAGCAACTATTTGGTGCTGGAAACGCAGGCACAGGCATTCCCGCATTGGACGCCCTATCCAGGGCAGCTGCGGCTGCAGGCGTTCAGCCATGTGGCATCCGGAGCAGATATGGTCGCCTATTGGCACTGGCACTCGATCCATAACTCATTTGAAACGTATTGGAAAGGGCTGCTCAGCCATGATTTTCTGCCTAATCCGGTTTATAACGAAGCCGGAACGATCGGACGGGATTTTGCCCGCCTGAGCGATGAACTGGTGCATTTGCGCAAGCAAAACAACGTTGCTGTTATGGTGAGCAATGAAGCGCTGACGGCGATGGAATGGTTCAAGCTGCCGGACGGCAAATTGTACAATGATGTTGTGCGCTGGCTGTATGACGAGCTGTACAAAATGAACATCGGCTGCGATTTTATTACGCCAGCTTGCGAGCAACTGGATGATTACAAAGTGGTTGTTGTTCCGGCTTTGTATGCGGTACCGGATCTGGCGCTTGAGCGGCTAAATGCTTTTGTGGAGCAGGGCGGACATGCCGTTTATTCGTTCAAAAGCGGCTTTGCGGACGAGCGGATTAAAGTACGGACCTCGCAGCAGCCAGGTATTATTGGCCAGGCGTGCGGCGTCGGCTACAGCCTGTTTATTGATCCAAAAAATGTCGGGCTGAAGGGTGCGGGGCTTGCGGCAGCGCCAGGAACGGTTACAAGCTGGATGGAGCTGTTGACTCCGCTCACAGGGGACGTCGAAGTGCTGGCGCATTACGACCATCCACAGTGGGGCGAATATGCGGCCATTACCCGCAACCGCTACGGCAAAGGTACAGCAACTTACATCGGCTGTCTGACGGATGGAGCTTCGGCGCATGAGGTGCTGAAGGGCACCGTTCAAGAGGCGGGATTATGGGGGGAAGATCAGCAGGTCAGCTTCCCGATCATCGTGAAGCAAGGGGTTAATCAGCAGGGAGCACAGCTGCGTTACTATTTCAACTATTCGGCTGAGCCGGTATCCTTCGTTTATCCACATGCTGCGGGGCAAGAATTGCTGGAGGGCCGTGCGGTTAGCAGCGGCGAGCAGCTTACGCTTGCGCCGTGGGGCGTGCAAATTATTAAAGCCGGTTAG
- the gmd gene encoding GDP-mannose 4,6-dehydratase has product MNKVAFITGVTGQDGMYLTELLLAKGYIVHGLRRRSSLANTGRIDRIVDEANRVEQRLHLHYGDLTDSTNLVRLVQDIQPDEIYNLAAMSHVHVSFDMPEYTANADGIGTLRLLEAIRLLGLTDKTKIYQASTSELYGLVQAVPQSETTPFYPRSPYAVAKLYGYWITVNYREAYGMYACNGILFNHESPVRGETFVTRKITRAVARIASGLQQTLELGNLSAQRDWGHARDYVEAMWRILQQNEPEDYVIATGQTTEVREFVRLAFAEAGIEVAFTGEGADELGHVVSCKRPEYQLPVGQLVVQVNPRYYRPTEVELLLGDPGKAQAKLGWTPASSLADLVKDMVAADLEETQRVADLRKLGYDVSLDLE; this is encoded by the coding sequence ATGAATAAGGTCGCCTTCATTACAGGTGTGACAGGACAAGACGGCATGTATTTAACCGAACTGCTGCTGGCGAAAGGATACATCGTTCACGGTTTGAGACGGCGCAGCTCGCTGGCGAATACGGGGCGAATCGACCGAATTGTGGACGAAGCGAATCGTGTAGAGCAGCGGCTCCATCTACATTATGGGGATTTGACAGATTCAACGAACTTGGTGAGGCTGGTGCAGGACATTCAGCCGGATGAAATTTATAATTTGGCGGCGATGAGCCATGTGCATGTCAGCTTTGATATGCCGGAATATACGGCGAATGCCGATGGTATCGGTACTTTGCGCCTGCTCGAAGCCATTAGGCTGCTTGGTCTGACCGATAAAACGAAAATTTATCAGGCATCCACATCAGAGCTGTACGGACTTGTGCAGGCGGTTCCGCAAAGCGAGACGACACCGTTTTATCCACGCAGCCCTTACGCGGTCGCCAAGCTGTATGGCTATTGGATTACGGTCAATTACCGGGAAGCCTACGGCATGTATGCCTGTAACGGCATCTTGTTCAACCACGAAAGCCCGGTACGTGGAGAAACGTTCGTCACACGAAAAATAACCCGTGCCGTCGCCCGCATTGCCTCTGGCCTTCAGCAGACGCTGGAGCTGGGCAACTTGTCGGCCCAGCGCGACTGGGGGCATGCGCGAGATTATGTAGAAGCGATGTGGCGCATTCTCCAGCAAAACGAGCCGGAGGATTATGTCATAGCCACTGGGCAGACAACAGAGGTGCGTGAGTTTGTGCGGCTCGCTTTTGCCGAGGCAGGCATCGAGGTCGCTTTTACCGGCGAAGGAGCGGATGAGCTGGGCCATGTGGTCAGCTGCAAGCGTCCGGAATACCAGCTTCCAGTTGGCCAATTGGTCGTCCAGGTTAATCCGCGATATTACCGCCCGACCGAGGTGGAGCTACTGCTTGGCGACCCGGGAAAAGCGCAGGCGAAGCTTGGCTGGACCCCAGCCAGCAGCCTTGCTGATCTCGTCAAGGATATGGTCGCCGCCGATTTGGAGGAGACGCAGCGTGTAGCGGATTTGCGCAAGCTGGGCTATGATGTAAGTTTGGATTTGGAATAG
- a CDS encoding DUF4214 domain-containing protein, with protein sequence MKRKRARKQGTAKRGSHSRISRRKRGNRARVGKVARTRRRKGRRGGRKLRGSTRSRNRQKATEQAQLVIEPPAPVEPPPAPIDTELLKANNAAFRQGLPAGAPIVELLRRVFRLGDEDFLWELYRQVLQREPDNEGFNGHRSHLAHGTPRAVIAAALIQSPEAEAIFSRVPSGEANTTAHLIQHLFPAADLDFIHGIHVQIMNRAPDSNKVGRYTTALKQGLLRRAWIASLVMSEEFGLLIGAPYLPPLAASAARINSRQIGMFLCFGVQIAMDGEGIGRFIVRLSEGLLALENDFTLHVATTEANFAEAAAVYAPLRAAYGDRLKLHRTDSMDTVNRSVPADIWIVPYVGMALAQYLEKPYMVCLHDLVYLHLPELYSAYTQHYQYIHSVAQKVTEKAAKVVFASEFTRNHEGLEFLELAVHKTAVVRFAAPHEEYAVFQTHSEEKFRSAYKLDGPYLTFPSVVRLHKNHEGLIKAFALFKQTEAGRASGMKLVFTDDLGNRPRQQEILAALNEIADPVIRSSIVFMGRIASVDLPSLYRYAAGTIVPTLFEGSCPFPILESLLMNTPVAFGRLEVVKEVISDMSCFATFHPHNIQEMADAIARLSREGEEVVPRQQAALSGALSRRWLDVAGDYANVIEEVQAAAD encoded by the coding sequence ATGAAACGCAAAAGAGCTCGTAAACAAGGAACAGCGAAGCGCGGCTCGCATAGCCGCATATCGCGAAGAAAACGCGGCAATAGAGCGCGAGTCGGAAAAGTAGCAAGGACAAGAAGACGCAAAGGCAGACGGGGCGGCAGGAAACTGCGCGGCTCGACAAGAAGCAGGAACAGGCAGAAGGCAACCGAGCAGGCTCAGCTTGTAATTGAGCCTCCAGCACCGGTCGAGCCGCCTCCAGCACCAATAGATACGGAGCTGTTAAAAGCAAATAATGCGGCGTTCCGTCAGGGGCTGCCCGCAGGAGCTCCAATTGTAGAGCTGCTGCGCCGGGTATTCCGGCTGGGGGATGAGGATTTTTTATGGGAGCTGTATCGTCAGGTGCTCCAGCGCGAACCGGATAACGAAGGCTTTAACGGACATCGCAGCCATCTGGCCCATGGCACGCCGCGGGCGGTAATTGCTGCGGCTCTTATCCAGAGTCCAGAGGCGGAGGCTATTTTCTCCAGAGTGCCCTCTGGAGAAGCGAATACGACAGCCCATCTGATTCAGCATTTGTTCCCCGCTGCGGATTTGGATTTTATTCACGGCATCCACGTACAAATAATGAATCGTGCGCCGGATAGCAATAAGGTAGGACGATACACGACGGCCTTGAAGCAAGGACTGCTGCGGCGCGCATGGATAGCGAGCCTTGTCATGTCGGAGGAGTTTGGACTGCTCATTGGGGCGCCGTATTTGCCTCCGCTTGCGGCGAGTGCGGCCCGTATAAACAGCCGGCAAATCGGCATGTTCCTTTGCTTTGGGGTGCAAATTGCGATGGATGGAGAAGGCATCGGTCGTTTCATCGTCCGCTTGTCGGAAGGCTTGCTTGCGCTGGAGAATGATTTTACCCTACATGTAGCGACAACGGAAGCGAATTTTGCCGAGGCTGCGGCTGTGTATGCCCCGCTGCGCGCGGCTTATGGCGATCGTTTGAAGCTGCACCGCACGGACAGCATGGATACGGTGAACCGCAGCGTGCCTGCGGACATATGGATTGTGCCATATGTTGGGATGGCGCTCGCGCAATATTTGGAAAAACCTTATATGGTTTGTCTGCATGATCTCGTATATTTGCATTTGCCTGAGCTGTACAGCGCGTATACCCAGCATTATCAATATATCCATTCTGTAGCGCAAAAGGTGACGGAAAAAGCGGCGAAGGTAGTCTTCGCTTCGGAGTTTACCCGCAATCATGAGGGGCTGGAGTTTCTCGAGCTGGCTGTCCACAAAACGGCTGTCGTGCGCTTTGCAGCGCCGCATGAGGAATATGCGGTGTTTCAAACGCATAGCGAGGAGAAGTTCCGCAGCGCCTACAAGCTGGATGGTCCATATTTGACCTTCCCGTCGGTTGTAAGGCTGCATAAAAATCATGAGGGCCTCATCAAAGCTTTTGCGCTGTTCAAGCAGACGGAAGCAGGAAGAGCATCTGGCATGAAGCTTGTTTTTACAGATGATCTTGGGAACCGCCCGCGGCAGCAGGAAATTTTGGCAGCGCTGAACGAAATTGCCGATCCTGTTATTCGCAGTTCAATCGTGTTTATGGGGCGCATAGCTTCAGTAGATTTGCCTTCCCTATACCGCTATGCCGCAGGCACAATCGTTCCAACGCTCTTCGAGGGCAGCTGCCCATTTCCTATATTGGAGTCGCTGCTGATGAATACGCCGGTCGCCTTCGGAAGGCTGGAGGTGGTGAAGGAGGTTATTAGCGACATGAGCTGCTTCGCAACCTTCCATCCGCATAATATCCAGGAGATGGCGGACGCTATTGCACGGCTGTCACGGGAGGGAGAAGAGGTTGTCCCGCGTCAGCAGGCCGCACTTAGCGGCGCGTTGAGCAGGAGATGGCTGGATGTCGCAGGAGATTATGCAAACGTCATTGAAGAGGTGCAAGCAGCTGCCGACTAG
- a CDS encoding histidine phosphatase family protein produces MHDEVTLYLVRHGRATGNQLDAPLSSVGVTQSEQLADALAGMDSLHMEKFISSPYLRAWQTAQIIEKRLNLKLEPAENRLREQGVPGIDKEESAQEVSTRVVAFTNELLKSDAQTFLLVSHRLTLTLLLQHYVPDFTDQQGEQMTNPDLYELRFKNGTAFQKRLWSPEAHHLINT; encoded by the coding sequence ATGCATGATGAAGTAACCTTGTATTTGGTCCGACATGGACGCGCTACTGGAAACCAGCTAGATGCTCCTCTTAGTTCAGTCGGAGTAACTCAGTCTGAACAACTGGCAGATGCTCTTGCAGGCATGGACAGCCTGCACATGGAGAAGTTTATCTCCAGCCCTTATTTGCGCGCTTGGCAAACAGCGCAAATTATTGAAAAACGGCTGAACCTCAAGCTAGAGCCAGCGGAAAACCGTCTTCGAGAGCAAGGAGTACCCGGTATCGACAAAGAGGAAAGCGCACAAGAAGTATCTACGCGTGTTGTTGCCTTCACAAACGAACTATTGAAAAGTGACGCTCAAACGTTTCTTCTAGTCAGCCATCGGTTGACCTTAACGCTGCTGCTTCAGCATTACGTGCCCGATTTCACCGATCAACAGGGCGAACAAATGACAAACCCAGATCTTTATGAACTCCGCTTTAAAAACGGAACAGCCTTTCAAAAACGACTATGGAGCCCTGAGGCTCACCATTTGATCAACACTTAG
- a CDS encoding acetyltransferase: MNAVSANPYRTVVVGAGGHAKVVVDILRTSQTYKVIGCIGREPGGQVLNVPVLGDDAMLPLLLEQGVRHAFIAIGDNATRLRLARHVQSLGFELINAISPLAYIAPSATLGCGIAVMPGGIIQPDARIGSLTIINTAASVDHDCIIGEACHLAPGSTLSGGVTIGDGSFLGTGTVVIDGIRIGAGCMIGAGAAVIRNIPDQTLAVGVPATVKRLLNQERT; this comes from the coding sequence ATGAATGCTGTTTCTGCGAATCCTTATCGTACCGTTGTTGTTGGGGCTGGCGGACATGCCAAAGTTGTCGTTGATATTCTTCGTACCAGCCAGACATACAAGGTCATTGGCTGCATCGGCCGCGAGCCAGGCGGGCAGGTTTTGAATGTCCCCGTGCTTGGCGACGATGCCATGCTTCCTCTGCTGCTGGAGCAGGGGGTACGCCATGCTTTTATCGCTATCGGCGATAATGCGACGCGGCTGCGGCTCGCCCGCCATGTGCAAAGCCTTGGCTTCGAGCTGATTAATGCCATAAGCCCGTTAGCTTATATTGCTCCCAGCGCCACGCTCGGCTGTGGCATTGCTGTTATGCCGGGAGGCATCATCCAGCCGGATGCTCGAATTGGCTCCCTCACCATCATTAACACGGCTGCATCGGTTGACCATGATTGCATCATTGGCGAGGCTTGCCATCTGGCGCCTGGCTCCACGCTGTCCGGCGGTGTAACGATCGGCGACGGTTCTTTTCTCGGAACAGGCACTGTCGTCATCGACGGCATTCGCATTGGAGCAGGCTGCATGATTGGTGCTGGTGCCGCCGTCATTCGGAATATTCCGGACCAAACGCTTGCCGTTGGCGTTCCCGCCACAGTGAAGCGTCTTTTGAACCAAGAGCGAACGTAA
- a CDS encoding extracellular solute-binding protein, with protein sequence MKKKLWKSALSAALITTLLAGCGSNSGTATDNSGETTGEGGAKTVKLKMFIPQPRLKESYDKYIAQFVAKEKAEKNIDVQIQLEMPTADTAPQILKTRLASNDAPDIFAVHAINEIPSFYKAGYLEDLSGQPFVDKLLDSVKPSVTTTDGKIVAVPTETLSWGYIYNKKIFKDLSLTPPTTLTEMKAVIAKLKENNIAPFLLSYKEAWIPQLFLPLAVGAISNTTNKDFVERMNKDEGSFSELKSMFEVIDLVNQNGTDKAMELGGDDGSAAFASGKAAMWVQGPWFAESILKANPDMEFGVAPLPINDDPNATMINLSTSISLVVSKNSANKEVALDFINYVLDDKDSNAFYEELKFNPVAKNHSFTTYPWVEDAMIYVKEGKSYLDPSVPQAVKDESGKALQSYYAGQLSQDGVIAALDKAWKSFNKVNK encoded by the coding sequence TACGGCAACCGATAATAGCGGAGAAACGACAGGCGAAGGCGGCGCGAAAACGGTTAAGCTCAAAATGTTTATCCCTCAGCCAAGGCTCAAAGAAAGCTACGATAAATACATTGCGCAATTTGTAGCGAAGGAAAAAGCCGAGAAAAACATTGATGTCCAAATACAGCTAGAAATGCCGACAGCCGACACGGCTCCGCAAATTTTGAAAACAAGACTGGCATCCAATGATGCCCCGGACATTTTCGCCGTGCATGCGATTAATGAAATTCCTTCCTTTTACAAAGCAGGCTACTTAGAAGACTTGTCTGGACAGCCTTTTGTAGACAAGCTGCTCGATAGCGTGAAGCCTTCCGTTACGACAACAGACGGTAAAATCGTTGCCGTTCCTACGGAAACGCTGTCATGGGGATACATTTATAACAAAAAGATTTTTAAAGACCTTAGCTTGACGCCGCCAACCACTTTAACAGAAATGAAAGCGGTTATCGCGAAGCTGAAGGAAAACAATATAGCGCCATTCCTGCTTTCCTACAAGGAAGCATGGATTCCGCAGCTGTTCCTGCCGCTGGCAGTAGGCGCTATCTCGAATACGACAAATAAAGATTTTGTGGAAAGAATGAACAAGGACGAAGGCTCGTTCAGCGAATTGAAATCGATGTTCGAGGTGATCGATCTGGTCAACCAGAACGGTACGGATAAAGCGATGGAGCTGGGCGGTGACGATGGTTCCGCAGCTTTCGCATCAGGCAAAGCGGCCATGTGGGTTCAAGGTCCATGGTTCGCCGAGTCGATTCTTAAAGCGAATCCAGATATGGAATTTGGCGTAGCTCCACTGCCGATCAATGATGATCCTAATGCAACGATGATCAACCTAAGTACATCTATTTCGCTCGTTGTATCGAAAAACAGTGCGAACAAGGAAGTGGCGCTGGACTTCATTAACTACGTGCTCGATGACAAAGACTCAAATGCATTTTACGAAGAGCTTAAATTTAATCCGGTTGCCAAAAATCATTCGTTCACCACCTATCCTTGGGTAGAGGATGCAATGATTTACGTTAAAGAAGGCAAATCGTATTTGGATCCTTCCGTCCCACAAGCGGTTAAGGATGAGTCAGGCAAAGCGCTGCAATCGTACTACGCTGGACAACTGTCGCAGGACGGTGTTATAGCGGCACTCGACAAGGCATGGAAATCGTTTAACAAAGTTAATAAATAA
- a CDS encoding sugar ABC transporter permease, giving the protein MPMKGVLKRYVSLLAFVAPAFILYAIFLLIPTLGGMYYSFTDWNGLNTNYQFIGLENFVEALKDDPDFVHSLLFTLKYVLYMLVLQNVIALLLAVLIESRSKSKGFFRTIFFMPNMISIIISAFMWTFVFTQVLPQLAEKTMFTFLDQSWVGDPKFSFYAILIISLWNGVGYMMIIYLAGLQGVPQSLMEAAIIDGANPLQRFMKVTLPMITHAITICFFLTLNGAFKVFEVVYGFTGGGPGRSTQVITMNIYEEAFSNNFRYGYASAKSVILFIIVLIFTLIQIAVMKRKEVEA; this is encoded by the coding sequence GTGCCAATGAAGGGTGTTTTAAAAAGATATGTATCGCTGCTGGCCTTCGTCGCGCCTGCATTTATTTTGTACGCCATTTTTCTGCTAATTCCGACTCTTGGCGGTATGTATTACAGCTTTACAGATTGGAATGGACTGAATACGAACTATCAATTTATCGGTCTCGAAAATTTTGTGGAGGCGCTGAAGGACGACCCGGATTTTGTCCACTCGCTGCTGTTCACATTAAAATATGTGCTGTATATGCTTGTGCTGCAAAATGTAATCGCGCTGCTGCTTGCTGTTCTCATTGAATCGCGGAGCAAAAGCAAAGGATTTTTCCGCACGATATTTTTCATGCCGAACATGATCAGTATTATTATTAGCGCCTTTATGTGGACATTCGTGTTCACTCAAGTGCTGCCGCAGCTGGCGGAAAAAACAATGTTTACCTTCCTGGATCAATCCTGGGTTGGCGATCCTAAGTTTTCCTTCTATGCCATTCTGATTATCTCGCTCTGGAATGGCGTCGGCTACATGATGATTATTTATTTGGCGGGTCTGCAAGGAGTGCCGCAAAGCTTGATGGAGGCGGCCATTATTGATGGAGCGAATCCGCTGCAGCGCTTTATGAAGGTTACGCTGCCGATGATTACACATGCGATCACGATTTGCTTCTTCTTGACGCTGAACGGGGCTTTTAAGGTGTTCGAGGTCGTATATGGCTTTACGGGCGGAGGTCCGGGCCGGTCGACGCAGGTGATTACGATGAATATTTATGAAGAGGCCTTTTCGAATAATTTCCGCTATGGCTATGCCAGTGCGAAATCGGTCATTTTATTCATTATCGTCTTGATTTTCACACTCATCCAAATTGCAGTCATGAAAAGAAAAGAGGTGGAGGCATGA